CGAGGAAGTAGACGCTGCACGTGAGAATGATGCCCAGGACCACGCGGGGGGTGCTGTCCGGGCGGAGGAAGAGGATCAGTTCGAGCGCGCCGAGGCCCAGGGCGAGCAGGGGGTAGGCCACGCTGTCGAGCAGGTAGGGGGGGCGGCCCAGCGGTTCGAGCACCGCACCCAGGACGAAGGCGAGGATGGCGAAGGGGAGCGCGACGAGCAGGCTGCGCCGCCACCCGTCCTCGTCGGGCACGCCCGGGCCCCGGACCAGCCCGCCCAGCCTTTTCCACCACCGGGACGGGCTCACGCCCCACACTCCCACGGTTGGGTGGGGCACCCGCCTGCCCCGTCCACGAGCGGCCTCCCGGCGAGCATCAGCCCTCCGGCCAGGGGGGGAGAGTGGCGGGGCGGCCGCTTGGCCCCTCCGGCGCGGGCCCGACGCCGCCCGCGGCTCCGGGCCCCCCCAGCGCTCCCTGACCCGCCCGGAGGTGCGGCGCTCGTACCCGCTCGGCGTGACTCACGCCCGAACTATCCCACGGGACCGGCCTGCCCGGGTGTGTTCTTGCCGAGCAGACCTTGCGTTCCTCACGCGCCCGCTGCTGGGAGCTGTTTGCCCGGGTCGATTCGCCTGCCCCGCCGCACTCCTTTGCCTGTGGGCGGGAACATGGCTGCGCTACGGGGAGACCTCCACGGCGGGTCCACAACCGCGCCCGGGTCCGGGGTATCCGGCAGGCGTGGGGGGAGGACTGGCGTGCCGCTCCCCGCCCCGCCTCCACATTCTTGAACGTCCTGCCATCCTCCCCATCCCCGTTCCATTAAGCTGGAGTCACAGGAGGTGCGTCATGACCGACAAGGACAAGAGCCTGGGCGAACGTCTGGGCGACGCCGCCGACGCCGTGAAGCACAAGGTGAACGAGGGGGCCGACCGCGCCCGCGCCGAGGGCCACGACTTCAAGGCCGAGACCAGCGACAATCCGCTGGAACGCGCCGTGGAGAAGGGCAAGGGCATGGTGGACCGGGGCAAGGCCGAGCTGCACGACGCGGCCAGTGAGCAGAAGGCCCGGGACGCGGGGAGCTGAAGGAGAGGGACGCGAGGGGGCGCGGTGCACAGGCCGCGCCCCCTCAGCCGTCCCCCCGGTCCACGGTGGCGATGATGACCTCGGCGGGCGGCGTGACCAGCATCCGGTCGATACGCGGGCCGTCGAGGTCCACCACCTCCAGGGTCCAGCCGTCCACGGCGGCCTGCGAGCCCACCTGGGGGAACTCGCCCAGCACCTCCAGCACGTAGCCCGCCAGGGTGCTGAATTCCTCGTGGTCCAGCCGGGGCAGGGGGAGGGTGTCGCGCAGGTCGTGCATCGGGATGCTGCCGTCCACCAGGAACGTCCCGTCCTCCCGGCGCACGATCATGTCGGCCTCCTCGGGGGTGTCCACGCCCGCCAATTCCTTGAGCAGGTCGGTGGCGGTGAGCAGGCCCGAGAAGGTGCCGTACTCGTCCACGGCGATCGCCAGCCGCTGGTGCCCCTCCTGGGTGACCCGGGCGAGCACGTCCTCGGCCCAGGCGGTCTCGGGCACGTACACCACCGGGCGCACGAGGTCCGCGAGGGCCTCCCCGGTGCGGGAGGCGCGCAGCACATCCACCACGTTGAGTTGCCCGATCACCTCGCCGACCTCATCCACCGCCGGGTAGCGGTCGTGGGGCGAGGCGAGGACCCGCTCCACCACGGCGCCCAGCGGGGCGGTCACGTCGAGTGCGATCACGTCCGCCCGGGGAGTCATCAGGTCGCGCACCCGGCGGTCGTTGAAGCGCAGCACCCGGTCGATGCGCCCTGGCTCGCCCTCCTCCAGGCTGCCGCTCTGGGCGGCCTGCTGCACCAGGGCCTTCACGTCCTCCTCGGTGACCCTTTCCTGCGGCTCGCCGCGGATGCCCAGCAGGAGGAGCAGCCCGCGCGTGGTCGTCTCCAGCAGCCACACCACGGGCCGCACCGCCCGCGAAAGCACCGCGAAGAAGGGGGCGACCCGGGCGGCCAGGCCCTCGGGGTTGCGCAGGGCGATGTTCTTGGGGGCGAGTTCCCCCAGCACGAGCGAGAGGAAGGTCACCAGCAGGACGACGGCGACCGAGGCGGCGGTATCCGCATTCCCCCCGAAGAGGGGCCGCAGGACGGGTTCCAGGTAGCGGGTGAGGTTGCCCCCGGCGAAGACGGCGCTGACCGTGCCGATCAGGGTGATCCCGACCTGCACGGTGGCGAGAAAGGCGCCGGGCCGCTCGGCGAGTTC
This region of Deinococcus aerius genomic DNA includes:
- a CDS encoding hemolysin family protein, with protein sequence MGNPFVEFGILVLLLIVNGFFSGSELGVVSARKSRLQAQATAGHRGAARALELAERPGAFLATVQVGITLIGTVSAVFAGGNLTRYLEPVLRPLFGGNADTAASVAVVLLVTFLSLVLGELAPKNIALRNPEGLAARVAPFFAVLSRAVRPVVWLLETTTRGLLLLLGIRGEPQERVTEEDVKALVQQAAQSGSLEEGEPGRIDRVLRFNDRRVRDLMTPRADVIALDVTAPLGAVVERVLASPHDRYPAVDEVGEVIGQLNVVDVLRASRTGEALADLVRPVVYVPETAWAEDVLARVTQEGHQRLAIAVDEYGTFSGLLTATDLLKELAGVDTPEEADMIVRREDGTFLVDGSIPMHDLRDTLPLPRLDHEEFSTLAGYVLEVLGEFPQVGSQAAVDGWTLEVVDLDGPRIDRMLVTPPAEVIIATVDRGDG